The genome window TGTAGATTCCAAAACTGCTCAAACCGGCAATGACGAAGACGAAGACCCAGCCCAGCGCGCGCCCGAACATCCGTACGACAATATCCTGCATGAGATAGAGGGAGATCACGCCGAGCAATGTACCTGTCCATGAGCACCAAACAACGATGATCACATCATACCAGAGAGGCGCTCCGCCTGAGCCGCGTGTAAGGTCTTGCAGGTCCGTGAGCATATAGGGCGCATTGGGGAAGAAGATCAGCCAGATGAACGCGACGAACGGGATGATCAGGTACAACCAGATGCGTTTCCATGAAATTGCGTGCGCGAAATATGCCAGCATGAACGGGATCCAGGCGAGGAAGAGGTTCCAGATCAGGCCGGTGTGCCGTGATGATTCCGTGTAGGCCACCCGGGCTGCAACCAGCAGGATGCAGACCAGGCAGGCGGTGTTCAGCAGAATAAATACAGCGAGGCTGTGTCTGTGTTGGCGGATAAAGGGCTTCAGATTTTTATACATCATAATTTTTTGCGCAGGAACAGGATCAAATCGATGTCGCCGGGCGAGTGACCAAACTCCGTGAGCATGGCGGCGGCTTCACTGCGATGCTGTGTGCCATGGTTCACAACATGCGCCATCGCCTCCCAAAGGATGTTTTCATACATCACGCCCTCTGTGGATGTGTATTGGAATGGCCGCTGTAATTGTTCATCCGTGCGCGAGCCTGTAAATCTCATCAACTCCACCTCCTCTTGCAGCCAGCGTGCCCGCAGAGATGCAATGTTGGGAAAGTCTTCCGGCGTGAACCTCGCGCCGGGCGATTCGTCCAGCCAGCGTTTTCGCCAGATCCATTCGGCGAAGAGGATGTGTGTGAGCGTGCTCCTCAGTCCGCCATGCGGATGGGAAGCCGCAGCGAGGAATTGCTCCTCGGTCACCATGGAAGCCGCGTCCAGGATGCGGGCATTCGCCCATGAATTATATTTGTAAAGCAGCTGTATGGCCTGGGTGTTCATCTTGATAGGAACTCCAGCAGGATCGGGTTCACGATCCCGGCCTTTTCATAATGCGGAATGTGCGAGCAGTTTTGTATTGGATGGAATTCCGCATGAGGCAGAGCCTGCAAAATGAGCGGGTGGTCTGCAAACGGCGTGGTGGCATCGTTCTCGCCCCAAAAGAGCAGGGTTGGTTTTTTCAACCTGCCGACTTTTTCGTACATTCCAAGGAACGATTCCAGCATTCCATTACGCAGCGTGGATAATATGGCGCGTTTGAATCCCTTATACTTCATCTGGGCTTTGTATTTCACCTGGAAAATTTCCACAAGCTTGGGATCGAAAAAATCGGAGGCGATGCTTTTGACCATATTTTCGCTTCCAAACAGACCGATGAGCAGTTCGCCAAGAATCGGCAATTTGGCCGCTTTGAGCAGTTTTGTCAGCCCGATGGCTTTCGCGCCCGATGGGTCGATCAGCACGTGTTTGCGGATGTAGCGCGGATACTTTTCGATGAAGGCGGCAGTGACCGGCCCGCCCATGGAGAGTCCAACCAGATCCACTTTTTGGATTTCAAGCGCGTCCAACAGATCCTTGAGTTGTTTCACAAACAGGTGGATATCATAGCGGAGGCGGGGTCTGTCGGAATATCCGCGCCCGATGAGGTCATATCTTAAGACGCGAAAGCCTGCATTGGACAAAAACTCAAAGGTCGGGTCGTAGATGAAGAATGGTACGGAAAATCCATGTACAAGCACAACGGGAATCCCGTTCTTTGCTCCGCCGAGTTCATAATGGGTGACACCGTCGGCAAGCGTGATGAACGAACCGCCAAGTTCTTTGCGGACTGTTTCATTCAACTCTTTGGTTTCATCCAGATAAGGGAAGGACATATGGTTCGCAGGGACACGATCCGTCATGTCCCTGCTGGTATTATTCTATTTTTCCAAGAGCCCGCAGCACGCGCTCCGGTGTGAATGGGAACTCGTTGATCCATACGCCGGTGGCGTCATGGATGGCTGCCGCAATGACGGGTGCCACGGGCAGGTAGGGCAATTCTCCGATGCCGCGCGCTCCCCAGGGCCCGTTTGGATCCGGCACCTCCACCAAAACGGATTCCACCTTTTCGGGGATATCCCAAATGGTGGGAATCAGATAGGTGCTGAGCTGGTCGGTCAGCACCCTGCCGTCTTTTGTTTTGTAATCCTCAAGGACGGCATACCCGTGGGCCTGCACGACCGCACCTTCAATTTGACCGACCACCAGATCGGGGTTGATCGCCTTGCCGACGTCATCGGCGGAGGTGATGCGAAGCACGCGCACGTGTCCGGTTTCAGTATCCACCTCCACTTCGGCAGCCTGGGCAACGTAGGCATATTGGAAGTTCGGCATGGAGTAGCCGGTCTCTTTATCCATGGGTGTCGTACGCGGTGCAAGATATTTAAACTCAGCAATGGCGGGGCGTTCCTCGGCCTTCCATTTTTCCAGCGCCGCCTCCGCCGCTCCCTTGATCGAGTTGCCGGCCATAAAGGTCAGGCGTGATGCGGAAGCGGAGCCGGGATTGCCCTGGGTGGAGGAATCTGAAGTCCGCAATTCCACTCTGGATTCGGAAACTCCCAATACCTGCGCCGCCATTTGGACCATGACCGTGTGTGTGCCCTGTCCGACTTCAGCCCCGGCGTGATGCACGACAACGCGTTCCATTTTGCCGTTGCCGTGAATTTCCACCTTTGCCCAGCAGTTTTCTTGATAGCCGAACGAGAAGCCGACGTTCTTGAAACCGGCCGCGAAGCCGCGGCCACGGACGATATGCGGCTCTGTCTTTTTCGTTTTAGGTTTTTTCTTCCATTCGAACTTGTTCCGCGCGGCTTCAATACACTCCACAATGCTGATCGGGTTGGGCGCAGGTGTGCCGACACCCATGCTGTCGCCTTCGCGCAGGGCATTGATCAGGCGGAACTCGACCGGGTCCATGCCAAGCTTTTCGGCAAGTTTGTTCATCTGTGACTCGGCCATGAACAGGGCTTGCGGTGCGCCAAATCCGCGGAAGGCTGCGCCGGGCAGGTTATTGGTGTAGACACCATACACGTCCACTTTTACGTTTGGGATGAAATAGGGCCCGGTGGATGTGACAGCAGCGTTGCCCAACACTTTATTGGTCGTGTACATGTACGCGCCGCCATCGCCGATCAATTCTGATTCTGCGGCGACGAGTTTTCCGTCGCTGGTTGCGCCCCATTTGGCTTTTAGGAAAGCCTCATGGCGTTTGCCGTGACCGATGATCGATTCGCGGCGTGACCAGATGATCTTAATCGGTCTTTTTAATTTCATGGCCGCCAGGGCCAGCACGATCTGGACGGACATATCCTCCCGTCCGCCGAATGCGCCGCCAATGGCGGGGTAAATCACACGGACCTTTTCGCTGGGAAGGCCCAATGCATGCGAGATGGTTTCACGGTCTGCATGAGTCCACTGCCCGGCGCATTCGACAGTGACGAGCCCCTGCCCGTCAATATATGCCAGGCCTGCTTCGGGCTGGAGATAGGCATGTTCCTGAACCGGGGTGTGATACTCGCCTTCCACGATCACGTCCGCTTTGACGAAGGCTTCGTCCACATTTCCCTTGCGGATCTTATAGTGGACGCAAACGTTCGAGTCGCCCCGGTCCGGGTGCAGTAGTGGCGCATTGGGACGCATCGCAGCCCTTGGGTCCAGGAGAGGCGGGAGGTCTTCGTAAACCACTTCGATCAATTTCACGGCCGCATCCGCCTGGACCTCGGTCTCTGCCACGACAACTGCAATTTGATCTCCCACGAAACGGACGATGTCGGTGTAGGGCTTGCTGGAGCCGGGCCCGCACAGGACGGGTTGATCGGGAATCTGCAAGCCGTATTCGTTGACCGGTACATCCTTGGCGGTGTAGACCGCCACGACGCCCGCTGCCGATAGGGCTTTTTCAGTGCGGATGTCTTTCACGCGCGCATGCGGGCGCCCGGCAAAGAGGATTTTCATGTGCAGCATGCCGGGCATGGCAAGGTCGCCGGAGTAAAGTGTTTCGCCGGTTGCCTTGCCCCGCGCGTCAATGCGGGTGTATGATTTTCCAACAGAATGGTCAGACATGGTTTCCTAGCGCGTATATTTTTTGGTCTTGATATTTGGAGGCGGCATGTCCAGCGGTCCATAGCGCGGCGGACCGACCATGCGATACGCAGCCGCATAGGCGACCGAGGTAATACCGCCGATCAGGACCATGTACCCGATGCTTGTGACAGCATATGCATAGAAATGCTGAATGCCCAGGATGGGACTGAAAATCGTCATCAAGCCGGTTGATTTGTAGAAGAGGTCGGGCAGGCGCGGCCGGCCCAATAATTGATAGGGGATCGTCCAGTCATTCTCAAGCCCATAGCGTATGGTTTCGATGCCGGCGGCGATGGAAATGATCGGAACGATCAACAGCATCAGGCAGCCAATGCCGCGCCAGATGAAGTGAGGCCCCTGCGGCTTTGGCTTGATACGTTTATGTACTGAACTTTGATATTTACCCATGAGTACCTCAGGATTTTAATTTTGCGGCATCTTCAATGGCCTGCACGATCTTGTAATATCCGGTGCAGCGGCACAGGTTGCCGGTGATAGCCTGCTCGATCTCGTTTTTGGTCGGGTTGTTTTTTTCTTCCAGCAGTTTCGCCCCGGACATGATGAAGCCGGGCGTGCAATATCCGCACTGGACTGCGCCGTGTTCGATGAAGGCTTCCTGCACGGGATGGAGCTGGCCGCCGTCCGCGAGACCCTCCACAGTGACGATCTGTGCACCATGCGCACGCGGCGCCGGCACAAGGCAGGACATGACCGCCTGTCCATCGAGAAAGACGGTACATGCGCCGCATTCACCTTCGGCACAACCTTCCTTTGTACCCGT of Anaerolineales bacterium contains these proteins:
- a CDS encoding DUF1361 domain-containing protein encodes the protein MMYKNLKPFIRQHRHSLAVFILLNTACLVCILLVAARVAYTESSRHTGLIWNLFLAWIPFMLAYFAHAISWKRIWLYLIIPFVAFIWLIFFPNAPYMLTDLQDLTRGSGGAPLWYDVIIVVWCSWTGTLLGVISLYLMQDIVVRMFGRALGWVFVFVIAGLSSFGIYIGRFMRLNSWDILQNPAETAVDILGLVIDPSMRLAAFTLLYTFFFLFIFILLYSFSHMLSEQTERAGRVEVTQPSDSSRS
- a CDS encoding DinB family protein; this encodes MNTQAIQLLYKYNSWANARILDAASMVTEEQFLAAASHPHGGLRSTLTHILFAEWIWRKRWLDESPGARFTPEDFPNIASLRARWLQEEVELMRFTGSRTDEQLQRPFQYTSTEGVMYENILWEAMAHVVNHGTQHRSEAAAMLTEFGHSPGDIDLILFLRKKL
- a CDS encoding alpha/beta hydrolase yields the protein MTDRVPANHMSFPYLDETKELNETVRKELGGSFITLADGVTHYELGGAKNGIPVVLVHGFSVPFFIYDPTFEFLSNAGFRVLRYDLIGRGYSDRPRLRYDIHLFVKQLKDLLDALEIQKVDLVGLSMGGPVTAAFIEKYPRYIRKHVLIDPSGAKAIGLTKLLKAAKLPILGELLIGLFGSENMVKSIASDFFDPKLVEIFQVKYKAQMKYKGFKRAILSTLRNGMLESFLGMYEKVGRLKKPTLLFWGENDATTPFADHPLILQALPHAEFHPIQNCSHIPHYEKAGIVNPILLEFLSR
- a CDS encoding xanthine dehydrogenase family protein molybdopterin-binding subunit; its protein translation is MSDHSVGKSYTRIDARGKATGETLYSGDLAMPGMLHMKILFAGRPHARVKDIRTEKALSAAGVVAVYTAKDVPVNEYGLQIPDQPVLCGPGSSKPYTDIVRFVGDQIAVVVAETEVQADAAVKLIEVVYEDLPPLLDPRAAMRPNAPLLHPDRGDSNVCVHYKIRKGNVDEAFVKADVIVEGEYHTPVQEHAYLQPEAGLAYIDGQGLVTVECAGQWTHADRETISHALGLPSEKVRVIYPAIGGAFGGREDMSVQIVLALAAMKLKRPIKIIWSRRESIIGHGKRHEAFLKAKWGATSDGKLVAAESELIGDGGAYMYTTNKVLGNAAVTSTGPYFIPNVKVDVYGVYTNNLPGAAFRGFGAPQALFMAESQMNKLAEKLGMDPVEFRLINALREGDSMGVGTPAPNPISIVECIEAARNKFEWKKKPKTKKTEPHIVRGRGFAAGFKNVGFSFGYQENCWAKVEIHGNGKMERVVVHHAGAEVGQGTHTVMVQMAAQVLGVSESRVELRTSDSSTQGNPGSASASRLTFMAGNSIKGAAEAALEKWKAEERPAIAEFKYLAPRTTPMDKETGYSMPNFQYAYVAQAAEVEVDTETGHVRVLRITSADDVGKAINPDLVVGQIEGAVVQAHGYAVLEDYKTKDGRVLTDQLSTYLIPTIWDIPEKVESVLVEVPDPNGPWGARGIGELPYLPVAPVIAAAIHDATGVWINEFPFTPERVLRALGKIE